One Sanguibacter sp. HDW7 DNA window includes the following coding sequences:
- a CDS encoding energy-coupling factor transporter transmembrane component T — protein MRPGAVHPAAWWLWAGGVAAAATLTTNLLLLALLGAVVLLTVTVHRPEGARGFGVYAVVAGVILAVRVLAHVLLATPGTHVLLDLPAFDLGPLMFLGPVTRESLLAGFTGGLQLAVLVLAVGAAHTIADAGLLLRHVPAALGPLATAAVIAVSAFPALVRSVLETREALRLRGATLTGRGARDRRTLERVVVPVLEGSVERAFATATGMEARGFGSQSQARRGTVPLMLASLTAAGLAMLALLDDAWPGWAAPVLALAAGLLTWIALGGARGRRTTLHRPPRWTWVGAGVVVSGLGAAVLVGVLPASVRGPAGESWLALSGGALGAVVLAALPAVVGAVAAEVRAVRREPFGPGGPASPRRDLASRAPRAGAAR, from the coding sequence ATGAGGCCGGGCGCCGTCCACCCCGCAGCGTGGTGGCTGTGGGCCGGGGGTGTCGCGGCCGCGGCGACCCTCACGACGAACCTGCTGCTCCTCGCGCTGCTCGGCGCGGTCGTGCTCCTCACCGTCACCGTCCACCGGCCCGAGGGAGCGCGCGGCTTCGGCGTGTACGCGGTCGTCGCGGGTGTCATCCTCGCGGTGCGCGTCCTCGCGCACGTCCTGCTCGCGACGCCCGGCACGCACGTTCTGCTCGATCTGCCTGCGTTCGATCTCGGTCCGCTGATGTTCCTCGGGCCCGTGACGCGCGAGTCGCTGCTCGCAGGGTTCACGGGCGGTCTCCAGCTCGCGGTGCTCGTCCTCGCCGTCGGCGCCGCACACACGATCGCCGACGCCGGGCTGCTGCTGCGGCACGTGCCAGCGGCGCTCGGCCCGCTCGCGACCGCCGCCGTCATCGCGGTCTCGGCCTTCCCCGCGCTCGTACGTTCCGTGCTCGAGACGCGCGAGGCGCTGCGCCTGCGCGGCGCGACGCTCACGGGGCGCGGTGCGCGCGACCGGCGCACGCTCGAGCGCGTCGTCGTCCCCGTGCTCGAGGGCTCGGTCGAGCGCGCGTTCGCGACCGCGACGGGCATGGAGGCGCGCGGCTTCGGCTCGCAGAGCCAGGCCCGGCGTGGGACGGTCCCGCTCATGCTCGCCTCGCTCACGGCGGCGGGCCTCGCGATGCTCGCTCTCCTCGACGACGCCTGGCCCGGCTGGGCCGCGCCCGTGCTCGCGCTCGCCGCAGGACTGCTCACGTGGATCGCGCTCGGCGGCGCGCGCGGCAGGAGGACGACCCTGCACCGGCCGCCGCGCTGGACGTGGGTCGGTGCGGGTGTCGTCGTGAGCGGTCTCGGGGCCGCCGTGCTCGTCGGCGTGCTGCCCGCGTCCGTGCGAGGGCCTGCGGGGGAGTCGTGGCTCGCGCTCTCGGGCGGGGCGCTCGGGGCCGTTGTGCTTGCCGCGCTGCCCGCGGTCGTCGGGGCCGTCGCCGCCGAGGTGCGGGCGGTTCGTCGGGAGCCGTTCGGGCCGGGCGGCCCGGCCTCGCCGCGTCGGGACCTGGCGTCGCGCGCTCCCAGGGCGGGAGCCGCCCGATGA
- a CDS encoding lysoplasmalogenase → MRLRAPVTVVVVMGGAVTAVHLGALLVGAEALGDFTQVLLMVFVALWLWLRTTPDRDASGRRGRRPRLVELTLVALVLSWLGDSVPRLLDGDAAFLAMVGFFLVAQVVYVAAFWPTRRRSAAVRARWSLPVYAATFVAIVAACAGEAGALLPAVVVYACMLATMSILAWGLGPVAGIGGVVFLVSDAMIALGAFAPSFAPPQKDFLVMATYVAAQVLIAFAVDRHAQGGAAVRDAARTATPDVVGRG, encoded by the coding sequence GTGAGGCTTCGCGCGCCCGTCACCGTCGTCGTCGTCATGGGCGGAGCCGTCACAGCCGTCCACCTGGGGGCGCTGCTCGTCGGGGCCGAGGCCCTCGGGGACTTCACGCAGGTGCTGCTCATGGTGTTCGTCGCGCTGTGGCTGTGGCTGCGGACGACGCCCGACCGCGACGCGAGCGGGAGGCGCGGCAGGCGCCCGCGGCTCGTCGAGCTCACGCTCGTCGCGCTCGTCCTCTCCTGGCTCGGCGACTCGGTCCCACGCCTGCTCGACGGCGACGCCGCGTTCCTCGCGATGGTGGGCTTCTTCCTCGTCGCCCAGGTCGTCTACGTCGCGGCGTTCTGGCCGACGCGGCGACGGAGCGCGGCGGTGCGTGCACGGTGGAGCCTGCCGGTCTACGCGGCGACCTTCGTCGCCATCGTCGCGGCGTGCGCGGGGGAGGCAGGAGCACTGCTGCCCGCGGTCGTGGTCTACGCGTGCATGCTCGCGACCATGTCGATCCTCGCGTGGGGCCTCGGGCCCGTCGCAGGCATCGGCGGCGTGGTCTTCCTCGTCTCGGACGCGATGATCGCGCTCGGCGCCTTCGCGCCGAGCTTCGCGCCGCCGCAGAAGGACTTCCTCGTCATGGCGACGTACGTCGCCGCGCAGGTGCTCATCGCGTTCGCCGTCGACCGCCATGCGCAGGGCGGGGCCGCGGTGCGAGACGCTGCGCGGACTGCCACGCCTGACGTCGTCGGGCGCGGCTAG